The following proteins are encoded in a genomic region of Nerophis lumbriciformis linkage group LG23, RoL_Nlum_v2.1, whole genome shotgun sequence:
- the twist3 gene encoding twist3, whose protein sequence is MREEVSCANSPEGGLGASEEELERSSKKSLQAAHRKRSPHLKKDNQTDQSAAGSPQLGPKRVKKSPPPAVSLAPVGSLGPRPEQPFEDLHSQRVIANVRERQRTQSLNDAFASLRKIIPTLPSDKLSKIQILKLASRYIDFLYQVLQSDEMDAKLASCNYLAHERLSYAFSVWRMEGAWAMSASH, encoded by the coding sequence ATGAGAGAAGAGGTGTCCTGCGCCAACTCCCCCGAAGGAGGCCTGGGGGCCAGCGAGGAAGAACTGGAGAGGAGCTCCAAGAAGAGTCTGCAGGCGGCCCACAGAAaacgctcccctcacctcaagaAGGACAATCAGACGGACCAGAGCGCCGCCGGCAGTCCCCAGCTGGGCCCCAAGAGGGTGAAGAAGAGCCCGCCGCCCGCGGTGAGCCTGGCCCCCGTCGGCTCCCTGGGCCCCAGGCCCGAGCAGCCCTTCGAGGACCTCCACTCCCAGCGGGTCATCGCCAACGTACGGGAGCGCCAGCGCACGCAGTCGCTCAACGACGCCTTCGCCTCGCTGCGCAAGATCATCCCCACGCTGCCCTCGGACAAGCTGAGCAAGATCCAGATCCTCAAGCTGGCGTCGCGCTACATCGACTTCCTCTACCAGGTGCTGCAGAGCGACGAGATGGACGCTAAGCTGGCCAGCTGCAACTACCTGGCTCACGAGCGGCTGAGCTACGCCTTCTCCGTCTGGAGGATGGAGGGCGCCTGGGCCATGTCCGCCAGCCACTAG